In Geopsychrobacter electrodiphilus DSM 16401, a single window of DNA contains:
- a CDS encoding ferritin-like domain-containing protein, with protein MSGTDDFSGFEVIRAAMEVEKNGHRFYAAMVEKSHTQLARELFAQLAQDEVGHLRTLENLATTYEDGAFWEGEEEFLPYLRRFNDKEVFPSTEQVAAVLVSKEGDIRALELAIDAEEKFAAFFQTATLNARDPEGKKAFAWLAAEEGRHAAILKERKAKILGH; from the coding sequence ATGTCTGGAACAGATGATTTTAGTGGTTTCGAGGTAATTCGAGCCGCGATGGAAGTTGAGAAAAATGGACATCGTTTTTACGCAGCAATGGTTGAAAAATCTCATACGCAACTGGCGCGGGAACTCTTTGCGCAGTTGGCCCAAGATGAGGTGGGGCATTTGCGGACACTGGAAAATTTAGCAACCACGTACGAAGATGGTGCCTTCTGGGAAGGGGAGGAGGAGTTTCTTCCTTACCTGCGACGTTTTAACGATAAAGAGGTTTTCCCCTCAACTGAGCAGGTTGCAGCCGTACTGGTCAGCAAGGAAGGGGATATCCGGGCACTGGAGTTGGCGATAGACGCCGAAGAAAAGTTCGCCGCTTTCTTCCAGACCGCGACTCTAAACGCCAGGGACCCCGAAGGGAAGAAAGCTTTTGCCTGGTTGGCTGCAGAAGAGGGCCGTCATGCGGCGATTTTAAAAGAGCGGAAAGCAAAAATTCTCGGGCACTGA
- a CDS encoding TatD family hydrolase: MNEKLLTLIDSHAHLDSSQFGDELEQILQRADEAGIKQILTIGCDLQSSARSVTLAAQYAQVHAAVGIHPHDAGEATAEGLALIESLLAAPKVVAVGEIGLDFFRDHSPRDQQRTAFRQQIRLARKHQKPIIVHDREAHAEVLQILHEEHAADCGGVLHCFSGDITMARACLDLGFYLSFPGTISYPKNEAQREVVAAVPIDRMMIETDCPYLAPVPHRGKRNEPAYVRYTAEKLAEIKGLTLSDVARVTSRNVYDLFGIGAVDQQTKIAYQIRDSLYLNITNRCTNSCVFCAKFDDFVVKGHELKLDHEPDIEELKRAIGDPKKYREVVFCGYGEPLLRLELICELSAWLKTHQVKVRINTDGQANLVHGRNILPDLAGKVDALSVSLNAPDATQYQKLCRSKYPEIGYEAVKDFLKQAPTYIPEVIASAVSYPGVDIAACRKVAEDLGVEFRAREYNEVG, translated from the coding sequence ATGAACGAAAAGCTTCTGACCCTGATCGACAGCCACGCCCATCTCGATAGCAGCCAGTTTGGCGATGAGCTTGAACAGATCCTGCAGAGGGCCGATGAGGCTGGGATCAAACAGATTCTGACCATCGGTTGTGATCTTCAGAGTTCTGCCAGAAGTGTCACCCTGGCCGCACAGTATGCTCAGGTCCATGCTGCGGTCGGCATTCATCCACATGATGCCGGCGAAGCCACTGCGGAAGGGCTCGCGTTAATTGAGAGTCTGCTGGCTGCGCCGAAGGTGGTGGCCGTTGGCGAGATCGGTCTCGACTTCTTCCGCGACCACTCGCCCCGTGACCAGCAGCGAACGGCATTTCGCCAACAGATCCGCCTGGCGCGAAAACATCAGAAGCCGATTATTGTGCATGATCGTGAGGCCCACGCTGAAGTGCTCCAGATTTTACATGAGGAGCATGCTGCAGACTGCGGTGGAGTGCTGCACTGCTTCAGCGGCGATATCACGATGGCCCGCGCCTGTCTGGACCTCGGCTTTTACCTGTCTTTCCCTGGCACGATCAGTTATCCCAAAAATGAAGCCCAGCGTGAAGTTGTGGCCGCCGTCCCGATTGACCGCATGATGATCGAAACTGATTGCCCCTACCTCGCACCTGTCCCGCATCGGGGCAAACGCAATGAACCTGCCTATGTCCGCTATACAGCCGAAAAGCTGGCCGAAATAAAAGGCTTAACCTTAAGCGATGTCGCCCGCGTAACCAGTCGCAATGTCTATGATCTGTTCGGCATCGGTGCTGTCGACCAGCAGACAAAAATTGCCTATCAGATCCGCGATTCGCTCTATCTCAATATCACCAACCGCTGCACGAACAGTTGTGTCTTCTGCGCCAAATTTGATGATTTTGTCGTCAAGGGGCATGAACTTAAACTCGATCATGAACCGGACATTGAAGAGCTGAAACGTGCCATTGGTGACCCGAAAAAATATCGGGAAGTGGTTTTTTGCGGCTACGGCGAACCACTGTTGCGTCTCGAACTGATATGCGAACTATCAGCCTGGCTAAAAACACATCAGGTCAAGGTTCGCATCAATACTGACGGACAGGCTAATCTGGTGCACGGTCGCAATATTCTGCCAGACCTGGCGGGGAAAGTTGATGCACTCTCGGTTTCACTCAATGCACCCGACGCCACACAGTATCAAAAACTCTGCCGCTCAAAGTATCCCGAAATTGGATATGAAGCGGTCAAGGATTTTCTCAAGCAGGCCCCGACCTATATCCCCGAAGTTATTGCCAGCGCGGTCAGTTACCCGGGTGTAGACATCGCGGCCTGTCGCAAAGTGGCAGAGGATCTTGGGGTTGAATTTCGCGCGCGTGAGTATAATGAAGTCGGCTAG
- the metG gene encoding methionine--tRNA ligase, which yields MAGTFYVTTPIYYVNDVPHIGHAYTTLACDVISRYKRSRGYDVYFLTGTDEHGQKVEAAADANGETPLELADRVVKRYQALWDKLNISHNDFIRTTQERHKRAVSEQFRKLEAKGDIFLGEYEDWYCTPCETFWTETQLLDGTCPDCGRPTTKLKEESYFFRMSQYQEQLVRHIEENPDFIQPKSRRNEIISFIKEGLRDLSISRTSFSWGIPVPGNEKHVIYVWFDALSNYISALGYPEDKDGLYENFWPVDVHVIGKDILRFHAVYWPTFLMAAGLPLPKKVFAHGWWTVEGQKMSKSLRNVVEPNMLIDKYGVDAIRYFLLREVPFGLDGDFSHSSLISRINSDLANDLGNLLSRSTAMLGKYFDGVVQSPDHADEIDQAYIDLFPLATAKIDKLYEDMAFNKVLQTIWELISAGNKYIDETAPWALAKDPAQQGRLGRVLYNLLEAQRLIALQIAPFMPETAEKILALLGVDPKANLADNDTWGALQAGSKIKKASPLFPRIEAE from the coding sequence ATGGCCGGAACATTTTACGTCACCACTCCGATTTACTACGTCAATGATGTCCCGCACATCGGGCATGCATACACCACCTTGGCGTGCGATGTTATCTCACGCTACAAACGCTCACGCGGGTATGACGTCTATTTTTTGACCGGCACCGATGAGCATGGACAAAAAGTCGAGGCTGCCGCCGACGCCAACGGCGAGACCCCGCTCGAACTGGCCGATCGCGTGGTTAAACGTTATCAAGCCCTGTGGGACAAACTCAATATCAGCCACAATGACTTCATCCGCACCACGCAAGAACGGCACAAGCGTGCGGTTTCAGAACAGTTTCGCAAACTCGAAGCGAAGGGCGATATCTTCCTCGGCGAATACGAAGACTGGTACTGTACCCCTTGTGAAACCTTCTGGACCGAGACCCAACTGCTCGACGGGACCTGCCCCGATTGCGGGCGTCCGACAACCAAGTTAAAAGAAGAGTCCTATTTCTTTCGCATGAGTCAATATCAGGAGCAACTGGTAAGGCACATTGAGGAAAATCCCGACTTTATTCAACCGAAATCACGCCGCAACGAGATCATCTCCTTTATCAAAGAGGGGCTGCGTGATCTTTCGATTTCACGCACCTCTTTCTCCTGGGGAATTCCAGTGCCGGGCAATGAGAAACATGTCATTTATGTCTGGTTTGATGCCCTGTCCAACTACATTTCGGCTCTAGGCTATCCCGAGGACAAGGACGGTCTCTACGAAAATTTCTGGCCGGTCGACGTTCATGTTATCGGCAAGGACATCCTGCGTTTTCACGCCGTCTACTGGCCGACCTTTCTTATGGCTGCCGGTCTGCCGCTCCCCAAAAAGGTCTTCGCTCACGGCTGGTGGACTGTTGAAGGGCAGAAGATGAGTAAGAGTCTGCGCAATGTAGTGGAACCGAACATGTTGATCGATAAATATGGCGTCGATGCCATCCGCTACTTTCTATTGCGCGAAGTCCCCTTTGGGCTTGATGGAGATTTTTCCCACAGCTCGCTCATTTCGCGGATCAATTCCGACCTGGCCAACGACCTCGGAAACCTGCTCAGCCGTTCAACCGCCATGCTCGGCAAATATTTCGACGGGGTGGTACAGAGTCCAGATCATGCCGATGAGATCGATCAAGCGTATATCGACCTCTTTCCGCTGGCGACAGCAAAGATTGACAAGCTCTATGAGGATATGGCCTTCAACAAGGTACTGCAGACGATTTGGGAACTCATTTCGGCCGGCAATAAATATATTGACGAAACTGCCCCCTGGGCTCTGGCCAAAGACCCGGCGCAACAGGGACGCTTGGGCCGGGTGCTCTATAATCTGCTCGAGGCTCAACGGCTGATCGCGCTCCAGATTGCCCCCTTCATGCCAGAGACCGCTGAGAAGATCCTGGCCTTGCTAGGGGTCGACCCCAAGGCGAATCTGGCTGACAATGATACCTGGGGTGCCTTGCAGGCGGGCAGCAAAATCAAAAAGGCCAGCCCACTCTTCCCTCGGATAGAGGCCGAATAA
- the ricT gene encoding regulatory iron-sulfur-containing complex subunit RicT — MEKKRIVAVSFQCAGKLFDFDALDLDLNNRDQVIVETERGKSLGTVIGLVRNEVPDSAHSKLKAIIRKANEQDLQMAATNAEREEEALRFCKKRVIERAMEMKLVRAEYLFDGSKIIFYFTADGRIDFRDLVRDLAQHFRTRIEMRQIGVRDEAKMVGGLGCCGRELCCSSYLRSFAPVSVKMAKAQGLALNPSKISGQCGRLLCCLGYEYDTYNELRKNLPKCGKKLNLPDGPADVVSLNVLAQKVTVADKDGRREVHIDDLHKPQQSIPQEERVPAPRKQSERRQAERKLPERANVVVSPEKQTEPELIKGEEAKSQRRPRRRGGRNSSSRKTEQQTHTENIPPTQSAKPAAPTADSKPSAQKDGNSPERPRRRNRRRPRRKSDQGSAPQKSE; from the coding sequence ATGGAAAAGAAACGAATCGTTGCAGTCTCCTTTCAGTGCGCCGGCAAACTGTTTGATTTTGATGCCCTCGACTTGGACCTGAACAACCGGGATCAGGTTATCGTTGAAACGGAACGCGGCAAATCACTGGGCACAGTTATCGGTCTGGTCCGTAATGAAGTGCCCGACAGTGCTCACTCCAAATTGAAGGCCATCATCCGCAAAGCCAATGAGCAGGACCTTCAAATGGCGGCTACAAATGCCGAACGCGAGGAAGAGGCCTTGAGGTTCTGCAAAAAACGAGTCATCGAGCGTGCCATGGAGATGAAACTGGTCCGTGCTGAATATCTGTTCGATGGTTCAAAGATCATTTTTTACTTTACTGCTGACGGTCGTATCGATTTCAGGGATTTGGTTCGCGATCTTGCACAGCATTTCAGAACCCGAATCGAGATGCGTCAGATCGGGGTACGGGATGAAGCCAAAATGGTTGGTGGCCTCGGCTGTTGCGGCCGCGAGCTCTGCTGCAGTAGCTACCTACGCAGCTTTGCCCCCGTCTCTGTCAAAATGGCCAAGGCCCAAGGGCTTGCTTTAAACCCGAGTAAAATCAGTGGCCAATGCGGACGTTTGCTCTGTTGTCTTGGTTATGAATATGACACCTATAACGAACTGCGTAAAAATTTACCGAAGTGCGGCAAAAAGCTGAACCTGCCCGACGGGCCGGCCGATGTCGTCTCGCTGAATGTCCTGGCGCAAAAAGTTACGGTCGCCGATAAGGATGGCCGCCGCGAGGTGCATATCGATGATCTCCATAAGCCCCAACAATCGATCCCGCAGGAAGAACGGGTACCAGCACCCAGGAAACAGTCTGAACGGAGACAAGCAGAACGAAAACTGCCTGAACGTGCGAACGTTGTCGTGTCACCTGAAAAGCAGACTGAGCCAGAATTGATTAAGGGTGAAGAGGCCAAAAGCCAAAGACGTCCACGCAGACGTGGTGGCCGCAACAGCTCGTCGCGCAAAACAGAGCAACAAACACACACTGAAAACATACCACCGACACAGAGTGCCAAGCCTGCAGCCCCGACAGCGGATTCCAAACCGAGTGCCCAAAAGGATGGGAATTCGCCCGAGCGCCCGCGCAGACGGAATAGAAGACGCCCACGTCGCAAATCGGACCAGGGTTCAGCACCACAGAAGAGCGAATAA
- the holB gene encoding DNA polymerase III subunit delta', with the protein MTFANIIDHDRQKKILRLALQNQRLAHAYLFEGPEGIGKKLMALALARALFCDDGEGCGECPACRKVDHLNHPDLHLVMAEGAQIKIDQIRKLQQDISLRPLEAKVKICLIDCAEALNPAASNALLKTLEEPLPGTLLILLSAKPEMLLDTIRSRCQRLRFNRLSRNRLAGILERRLGLSEAEALVMAALSNGSFKQAFGENRELYLEQRKKLINSLISLSSGSIFPLFELAQQLADDKERLAEILDIFQSFYRDLLLLLHGRPNSELVNIDLRETLYAQARNERVSGLLKKLECLDLARLHLQRNVNRQLAMEAMLMAMTAA; encoded by the coding sequence GTGACCTTTGCCAACATTATAGATCATGATCGTCAAAAAAAGATTCTGCGCCTGGCGTTACAGAACCAACGGCTCGCCCACGCCTACCTGTTTGAAGGGCCAGAGGGTATCGGCAAAAAGCTCATGGCGCTGGCACTCGCCCGGGCCCTCTTCTGTGACGATGGCGAAGGCTGTGGCGAATGTCCTGCCTGCCGCAAGGTCGACCACCTGAATCATCCCGATCTCCACCTAGTGATGGCCGAGGGGGCCCAGATCAAGATTGATCAGATCCGGAAATTACAACAGGATATCTCCCTCAGACCGCTCGAGGCCAAGGTTAAAATCTGTTTGATTGACTGCGCTGAGGCCCTGAATCCGGCCGCCAGCAATGCATTGCTGAAAACACTTGAGGAGCCACTCCCCGGCACCCTGCTGATCCTGCTCAGCGCGAAACCTGAAATGCTGCTGGATACGATTCGTTCCCGGTGTCAGCGATTACGTTTCAATCGCCTTTCACGCAATCGGCTCGCCGGCATTCTGGAACGCCGCCTGGGATTATCGGAAGCAGAAGCGCTAGTCATGGCTGCGCTCTCCAACGGAAGTTTCAAACAGGCCTTTGGTGAAAATCGCGAGCTCTACCTTGAGCAACGCAAGAAGCTGATCAACAGCCTGATTTCACTGTCGAGCGGCTCAATCTTCCCGCTGTTTGAACTTGCTCAACAGCTGGCCGATGACAAAGAGCGCCTGGCCGAAATCCTCGACATCTTCCAATCGTTCTATCGCGATCTTCTGCTGCTCCTGCATGGTCGTCCAAATAGCGAGCTGGTTAACATCGATCTACGCGAAACACTATATGCCCAAGCCCGAAACGAAAGAGTCAGCGGGCTATTGAAAAAGCTGGAGTGCCTTGACCTGGCCCGACTCCACCTGCAACGCAACGTCAACCGCCAGCTCGCGATGGAAGCGATGTTGATGGCGATGACTGCCGCCTAA
- the tmk gene encoding dTMP kinase: MGFFITFEGIEGSGKSTQITLLRQALERAGHVVLQTREPGGCDIADQIRRILLHPQNTALEPTAELLLYAAARAQHVCEIIRPALQQGHIVLCDRYTDATLTYQGDGRQLDRQLISQLNYVATQETSPDLTMLIDLKVETGLGRAFAREIDLQDSSEGRFEREEIAFHQRVREGYLKLAAAEPHRFRQFDGALSIDLLAAKIEKTTFDFIAQSKGQL, from the coding sequence ATGGGTTTTTTCATAACATTTGAGGGGATTGAGGGCTCCGGGAAATCAACCCAGATTACCCTGTTGCGCCAGGCGTTAGAGCGGGCGGGGCATGTGGTTCTTCAGACACGTGAACCTGGCGGTTGTGACATCGCCGACCAGATCCGCAGGATCTTGCTTCACCCACAGAATACAGCGCTTGAACCTACGGCCGAACTACTTTTGTATGCAGCAGCACGAGCCCAGCATGTCTGTGAAATAATCCGCCCTGCCCTGCAACAGGGTCATATAGTTCTGTGCGATCGATACACCGATGCCACCCTCACCTATCAAGGGGACGGACGCCAACTCGACCGCCAGCTGATTAGCCAACTTAACTACGTAGCCACACAAGAAACCTCTCCCGACCTGACTATGCTGATCGATCTCAAGGTGGAAACCGGGCTCGGTCGCGCCTTCGCTCGCGAAATCGATCTGCAAGACAGTTCCGAAGGACGTTTTGAACGGGAAGAGATCGCCTTTCATCAACGCGTCCGCGAGGGTTATCTAAAACTGGCCGCCGCTGAACCACACCGGTTCAGGCAATTTGATGGCGCACTCTCTATCGATCTGCTGGCTGCCAAAATCGAGAAAACTACTTTTGACTTTATCGCACAAAGCAAGGGGCAACTGTGA
- a CDS encoding shikimate kinase, whose translation MPKTNIILTGFMGTGKSTLGRLLAQELDYRFVDTDQLLEAELGQTIADFFAQAGEVAFRKKEEELVLALTHQRKLVIATGGGLILNPVNAKALAQTGQIFCLTATAEEILERISNQQHIRPLLQDQNPLAKIHQLLEQRAASYQQFTQISTSGRTQKDLIAELLQQFTRTA comes from the coding sequence ATGCCCAAAACAAATATCATCCTGACAGGGTTCATGGGCACCGGAAAATCGACTCTGGGACGGCTTCTTGCCCAGGAACTGGATTATCGTTTTGTCGACACCGATCAATTGCTCGAAGCAGAGCTCGGTCAAACGATTGCCGATTTTTTCGCACAAGCAGGAGAGGTGGCCTTTCGCAAAAAAGAAGAGGAACTGGTCCTCGCCCTCACCCACCAGCGCAAGTTAGTCATCGCTACCGGCGGCGGCTTGATTCTAAACCCTGTAAACGCCAAAGCTCTGGCACAGACGGGTCAGATCTTCTGCCTGACGGCAACCGCTGAAGAAATTCTGGAGCGGATTTCAAACCAGCAACATATACGACCGCTACTGCAGGATCAGAATCCACTGGCAAAAATTCATCAACTTCTCGAACAGCGTGCAGCCAGTTACCAGCAATTCACCCAGATTTCAACCAGTGGCCGCACCCAGAAAGATTTAATTGCCGAGCTTCTCCAGCAGTTCACCCGTACAGCTTGA
- the typA gene encoding translational GTPase TypA produces the protein MPQAIRNIAIIAHVDHGKTTLVDAMLVQSGVFREHQVITERVMDSNDLEKERGITILAKNLSVQRDGLKINIVDTPGHADFGGEVERILKMVDSVLLLVDAFDGPMPQTRFVLKKSLELGLKPIVVINKIDRPGARPTQVVDMVFDLFCELNANEKQLDFPIVYASAKFGIAKTELVDESSDLQPLFDVIRDRVDPPEGDTTAPFQMLVSNIDYNKFIGRTATGKISNGIVKSGQTVAHIDRNGKISQGRISKLLGYQGLQQIEIESAFAGDIVTIAGFEELGIGETLASAETPIALPYVAIDEPTLSMNFIVNSSPFAGKEGKYVTSRNIRDRLHRELRTNVALKVEDTDNTDTFKVSGRGELHLSILIENMRREGFELAVSKPEVIFREIDGVRCEPMEYLTIDVPEEHQGTVIEKLGKRKAEMSSMTAMEGVNRLEFIIPSRGLIGYRTEFMTDTRGTGVLNHVFHEYAPYKGAIEGRKNGVLIAMDSGETVAYALFNIQERGILFVGPGVQFYDGMIIGQHAKESDLVVNCNRGKKLTNVRSSGTDEAIRIIPPRILTLEQALEFIADDELVEVTPKSIRMRKRYLDANERKKMEKRK, from the coding sequence ATGCCGCAAGCAATTCGTAACATCGCAATTATCGCCCACGTTGACCACGGTAAGACCACCCTGGTTGATGCCATGTTGGTTCAATCTGGGGTGTTTCGTGAACATCAGGTCATCACTGAGCGTGTGATGGACAGCAACGATCTTGAAAAAGAACGGGGTATTACCATTCTGGCCAAAAATCTGTCCGTGCAGCGAGATGGACTTAAGATCAACATCGTCGATACCCCGGGTCACGCCGACTTCGGGGGTGAAGTTGAGCGGATCTTGAAGATGGTCGATTCGGTCCTGCTGCTGGTCGACGCCTTCGACGGCCCGATGCCGCAAACTCGTTTTGTGTTGAAGAAAAGCCTCGAGCTCGGTCTTAAGCCGATTGTTGTGATCAACAAGATCGATCGCCCCGGTGCACGTCCAACCCAGGTTGTTGATATGGTCTTCGACCTCTTCTGCGAACTCAACGCCAATGAGAAGCAACTCGATTTTCCGATCGTCTATGCTAGCGCCAAGTTCGGTATCGCCAAAACGGAACTGGTGGATGAATCCTCAGATCTGCAGCCGCTCTTTGATGTCATCCGTGACCGGGTTGATCCTCCGGAAGGCGATACCACCGCGCCTTTTCAGATGCTGGTTTCGAATATCGATTACAATAAATTTATTGGCCGTACTGCCACTGGTAAAATTTCCAATGGTATTGTCAAGTCTGGTCAGACGGTGGCGCATATCGACCGCAATGGCAAGATCTCACAGGGACGCATCAGTAAACTGCTCGGCTATCAGGGTCTGCAGCAGATTGAGATCGAGTCTGCCTTTGCTGGTGATATAGTGACCATCGCCGGATTTGAGGAGTTGGGCATCGGTGAGACCCTGGCTTCGGCTGAGACCCCGATTGCTCTCCCCTATGTGGCGATTGATGAGCCGACATTGTCGATGAACTTTATCGTCAACTCTTCCCCCTTTGCAGGGAAGGAAGGGAAGTACGTCACTTCGCGGAATATCCGTGATCGTCTGCACAGGGAACTACGTACCAACGTGGCGCTTAAGGTTGAAGATACCGACAATACCGACACCTTCAAGGTCAGCGGGCGAGGAGAATTACACCTGTCGATTTTGATCGAAAACATGCGGCGGGAGGGCTTCGAGCTGGCTGTCTCCAAGCCAGAAGTTATCTTTCGTGAAATTGATGGCGTACGCTGTGAGCCGATGGAATATCTGACCATCGACGTCCCTGAGGAACATCAGGGGACCGTCATTGAAAAACTTGGCAAGCGGAAAGCCGAGATGTCTTCGATGACCGCGATGGAAGGGGTGAATCGCCTCGAATTTATTATCCCGTCCCGTGGGTTGATCGGCTATCGAACCGAATTTATGACCGATACCCGTGGTACCGGGGTGCTTAATCATGTATTTCACGAGTATGCCCCTTACAAAGGTGCAATCGAAGGGCGTAAAAACGGCGTGTTGATTGCGATGGACTCTGGTGAAACTGTGGCTTACGCTCTATTTAATATCCAGGAGCGTGGTATTTTGTTTGTTGGTCCCGGTGTGCAGTTTTATGACGGCATGATTATCGGTCAGCATGCCAAAGAGAGCGATCTGGTAGTTAACTGTAACCGTGGGAAAAAACTGACCAACGTCCGCTCTTCGGGGACTGACGAAGCGATCCGCATTATTCCGCCGCGCATTCTCACTCTGGAGCAAGCGCTTGAATTTATTGCGGATGATGAGCTGGTCGAAGTTACCCCGAAATCGATCCGCATGCGTAAGCGTTATCTTGATGCTAATGAACGCAAAAAGATGGAAAAACGCAAGTAA
- a CDS encoding sigma-54-dependent transcriptional regulator: protein MPQSTQILLIDDEKESCLALSTLLRQVGYAVASTHSGEAAFEILQNQNFDLIISDLFLPGVSGIDILKKVKESSPRTCFILITGNASAETAVEAMKEGAFDYVTKPFNFEKLKLQVSKALEKSQLLAENLYLRQQLHGRYRFDNIIGSSLPMQKVFTRMEKVASTDSTILVLGASGTGKELVAKAIHYNSHRRDKPFVAINCGAIPADLLESELFGHVKGAFTSAIADKPGKFEIANGGTIFLDEIGNMPLQLQMKMLRVLQEYEFERVGSTKKIRLNVRLISATNADILKEISNGNFREDLYYRLNVIPITLPPLSERRGDIPLLTRYFLEKICHEMNRPLMPTSKDAMRALEAYHWPGNVREMENVIERTVALADGDIIELNDLPPNIAENDNIHPSLATQLPAGGTDMAAVIADIERQMIRQAMARAGGVKARAAELLRINRTTLVEKIKRLKI from the coding sequence ATGCCACAATCAACCCAAATTCTTCTAATCGATGATGAAAAAGAGAGTTGTCTTGCGCTTTCGACCTTACTACGACAGGTCGGATACGCTGTTGCCTCAACCCATAGCGGTGAAGCAGCTTTCGAAATCCTGCAAAATCAGAACTTCGACCTGATTATCAGTGATCTCTTTCTGCCTGGTGTCAGCGGCATCGACATCCTCAAAAAGGTTAAGGAGAGTTCACCCCGCACCTGCTTCATCCTGATCACCGGCAACGCCTCAGCCGAAACTGCGGTCGAAGCAATGAAAGAAGGCGCCTTCGACTACGTTACCAAACCCTTCAACTTCGAAAAGCTCAAACTTCAGGTCTCCAAGGCACTGGAGAAGAGTCAACTTCTGGCCGAAAACCTGTATCTGCGTCAACAACTTCACGGTCGTTATCGCTTCGACAACATTATCGGCAGCAGTCTGCCGATGCAAAAAGTCTTTACCCGCATGGAAAAGGTCGCTTCTACGGATTCAACCATTCTGGTTCTTGGTGCTTCGGGCACAGGTAAAGAATTAGTCGCCAAGGCGATCCACTACAACAGCCATCGCCGCGATAAACCCTTTGTTGCCATCAACTGTGGCGCAATTCCGGCAGACCTGCTCGAATCAGAACTCTTCGGACACGTCAAGGGCGCCTTCACCAGCGCCATCGCCGACAAGCCCGGCAAATTTGAAATCGCTAACGGCGGCACCATCTTTCTGGATGAAATCGGCAATATGCCGCTACAACTCCAGATGAAAATGTTGCGTGTGTTGCAGGAGTACGAGTTTGAGCGGGTTGGCTCAACCAAGAAAATCCGCCTCAATGTCCGGCTGATCTCTGCAACCAACGCCGACATCCTTAAAGAGATTTCCAATGGCAACTTTCGCGAAGACCTCTACTATCGCCTCAACGTCATCCCCATCACCCTCCCCCCACTGAGTGAACGTAGGGGTGATATCCCGCTTTTGACGCGCTACTTTCTAGAAAAAATCTGTCACGAGATGAATCGCCCCCTCATGCCTACCAGCAAGGACGCGATGCGCGCACTTGAGGCTTATCACTGGCCCGGCAATGTTCGCGAGATGGAGAATGTCATAGAAAGGACCGTGGCTCTTGCCGACGGCGACATTATCGAACTGAATGACCTGCCGCCGAACATTGCCGAGAATGATAACATTCATCCATCGCTGGCAACCCAACTCCCTGCTGGCGGCACCGATATGGCAGCGGTCATTGCCGATATCGAACGTCAAATGATCCGTCAGGCGATGGCGCGCGCGGGAGGGGTTAAAGCCCGAGCTGCCGAACTTCTCCGTATTAACCGCACTACCCTGGTCGAAAAAATCAAACGCTTGAAAATCTAA
- the rnc gene encoding ribonuclease III has product MSEFLMEKLQLDLGYTFLNPDLPVQALTHKSYSNECRESDVGHNERLEFLGDAVLELAVSDLIYRMYPDIPEGGLTRIRAEVVCEKGLNRIAVRLNLGPGLRLGRGEEKCGGRSKASLLSDALEALIGAVFLEGGFLAACQLVKKVFTPDLERSANLRYGTDYKTALQENLQARFGRLPEYQLIQIDGPDHGRVFTIQVSFDGRELGCGEGSSKKQAEQNAASEALLHSFVVGLEEIDD; this is encoded by the coding sequence ATGTCTGAATTTTTAATGGAAAAGTTGCAACTGGATCTTGGTTACACCTTCCTTAATCCCGACCTTCCCGTTCAGGCACTGACTCATAAGTCTTACAGCAATGAATGTCGAGAGTCGGATGTTGGGCACAACGAACGTCTTGAATTTCTCGGTGACGCGGTGCTTGAACTTGCCGTCAGTGATCTGATCTATCGAATGTACCCTGATATCCCTGAAGGGGGTCTCACCCGTATTCGCGCAGAAGTGGTTTGCGAAAAGGGGTTAAATCGTATTGCTGTGCGTTTAAACCTGGGGCCGGGTTTACGTCTGGGTCGCGGTGAAGAGAAGTGTGGAGGTCGGTCCAAGGCGAGTCTGCTCTCCGATGCCCTTGAGGCCTTGATCGGGGCAGTTTTTCTCGAGGGTGGATTTTTGGCCGCTTGTCAACTTGTCAAAAAAGTGTTTACTCCAGACCTTGAAAGATCGGCCAATCTCCGTTATGGCACCGACTATAAAACGGCACTGCAAGAGAATCTGCAGGCGCGTTTTGGACGACTGCCGGAGTACCAGTTGATTCAGATCGATGGCCCGGATCATGGACGGGTATTTACCATCCAGGTCAGTTTCGATGGGCGAGAGTTGGGTTGTGGCGAAGGTAGTAGCAAAAAACAGGCGGAACAGAACGCCGCATCCGAAGCATTGCTGCACAGTTTTGTGGTCGGACTGGAGGAGATAGATGACTGA